One window of Flavobacteriales bacterium genomic DNA carries:
- a CDS encoding ATP-binding cassette domain-containing protein: MLKSQSINYSYDGVYQFSFPDIQLQKEEDLLILGESGVGKTTLIQILAGLLKPTSGTLEFNGTSYHNLSSKELDQFRGKHIGMVFQRPHFVRNINILDNLLLSLYLSGNVQDEKRATQLLEQIGLENKLYCKPDELSIGEQQRAAIALAVVKNPDLILADEPTSSLDDTNCEKITNLLKEQASTTKAQLIIITHDNRLKSQFNKSITL, encoded by the coding sequence ATGCTAAAATCCCAATCTATAAATTATTCTTACGACGGTGTATATCAATTTTCTTTTCCAGACATTCAATTACAAAAAGAAGAAGATTTATTAATACTGGGAGAGTCCGGTGTAGGTAAAACAACCTTGATTCAAATTTTAGCAGGCTTATTGAAGCCCACTTCAGGAACATTAGAATTTAATGGAACGAGTTATCATAATTTATCTTCCAAAGAGCTAGACCAATTTAGGGGCAAACATATAGGTATGGTGTTTCAAAGACCACATTTTGTGCGGAATATCAATATTTTAGATAACCTACTATTATCGCTGTATTTATCTGGAAACGTACAAGATGAAAAACGTGCTACTCAACTATTAGAGCAAATAGGCTTAGAGAATAAGCTTTATTGTAAGCCTGATGAATTAAGTATTGGCGAACAACAAAGAGCAGCTATCGCTTTAGCAGTGGTCAAAAATCCAGATTTAATTTTGGCTGATGAACCTACTTCAAGTTTGGACGATACGAATTGTGAAAAAATCACAAACCTACTTAAAGAGCAAGCCTCCACAACGAAAGCTCAACTAATAATCATTACCCATGACAATAGGTTGAAAAGTCAATTTAATAAATCCATTACATTATGA
- a CDS encoding thioredoxin family protein produces MKNIIILTSLLFLSYTNLFSQNYPILEIGERFPTSVIDYEMKSIYGQDQRISQHLEKKGLIIIFTSNNCPFVDAWEDRYKMIEEMCRRYDFDMLYINSNHNKRDREDSFQSMQVHAKKMGYSYHYLLDEKSQLANALGAKTTPHVFLFDSQSKLVYRGAIDDNYESSADVKEFYLKDAIKYMSADKEVKVAKTKAVGCSIKRYNP; encoded by the coding sequence ATGAAAAATATTATAATCTTAACAAGTTTATTATTCCTTAGCTATACTAATTTATTTAGCCAAAACTATCCCATTCTCGAGATTGGTGAAAGATTTCCAACATCAGTTATAGACTACGAAATGAAATCCATTTATGGGCAAGACCAAAGGATATCACAGCATTTAGAAAAAAAAGGGTTGATTATTATTTTTACATCTAATAATTGTCCCTTTGTTGACGCATGGGAAGATCGTTATAAAATGATAGAAGAAATGTGTAGAAGGTATGATTTTGACATGCTTTATATAAACTCAAATCACAATAAAAGAGATCGTGAGGATTCTTTCCAATCTATGCAGGTACATGCTAAAAAAATGGGCTACTCCTATCATTACTTATTAGATGAAAAAAGTCAACTTGCTAATGCTTTGGGTGCTAAAACCACACCACATGTTTTTTTATTTGACTCTCAAAGTAAATTGGTTTACAGAGGGGCTATTGATGATAATTACGAGTCGTCAGCAGATGTTAAAGAATTTTATTTAAAAGATGCCATAAAATACATGAGTGCCGATAAGGAAGTAAAAGTTGCAAAAACAAAAGCAGTAGGATGTAGTATAAAACGCTACA